A stretch of the Equus caballus isolate H_3958 breed thoroughbred chromosome X, TB-T2T, whole genome shotgun sequence genome encodes the following:
- the RS1 gene encoding retinoschisin has translation MPHKIEGFLFLLLFGYEATLGLSSTEDEGEDPWYHKACKCDCQGGTNTLWSVGATSLDCIPECPYHKPLGFESGEVTPEQITCSNPEQYVGWYSSWTANKARLNSQGFGCAWLSKFQDSSQWLQIDLKEVKVISGILTQGRCDIDEWMTKYSVQYRTDESLNWIYYKDQTGNNRVFYGNSDRTSTVQNLLRPPIISRFIRLIPLGWHVRIAIRMELLECVSKCP, from the exons ATGCCACACAAAATAGAAGGCTTcttgtttttacttctctttggCTATGAAG CCACACTGGGATTATCGTCTACTGAG GATGAGGGCGAGGACCCCTGGTACCACAAAGCGTGCAAGTGCGATTGCCAAGGAGGCACCAACACCCTGTGGTCTGTGGGTGCCACCTCCTTAGACTGCATACCGG AATGCCCATACCATAAGCCCCTGGGTTTCGAGTCAGGAGAGGTGACCCCAGAGCAGATCACCTGCTCCAACCCGGAGCAGTACGTGGGCTGGTACTCCTCGTGGACCGCCAACAAGGCCCGGCTCAACAGTCAAGGCTTTGG GTGCGCCTGGCTCTCCAAATTCCAGGACAGCAGCCAGTGGTTACAGATAGACCTGAAGGAGGTCAAGGTGATTTCAGGGATCCTCACCCAGGGGCGCTGTGACATCGACGAGTGGATGACCAAGTACAGCGTGCAGTACAGGACTGATGAGAGCCTGAACTGGATTTACTATAAGGACCAGACCGGAAATAACCGG gTCTTCTATGGAAACTCAGACCGAACCTCCACAGTCCAGAACCTGCTGCGGCCCCCAATTATTTCCCGCTTCATCCGGCTGATCCCACTGGGCTGGCACGTCCGCATCGCCATCCGGATGGAGCTGCTGGAGTGTGTCAGCAAGTGTCCCTGA